Genomic DNA from Candidozyma auris chromosome 1, complete sequence:
TCGTCGGCAGTCTTGAATCCGGGATGGAAAAGGAAAAACACGTCCAAGTAAGGATCAAAAGGGAAAAGATCACCTTGATCGTAAACTTCATGGAAGTATTTTGTATGATGTATGAGAGTTATCTGTTCATCGTGCTTCCTCACCAATGGTCTCCCATGTGGTCTGTTTGAAGGCATGAAAGCCTTTGCCTCCACGTCAAAGTAGGCATGAGGACCAATGAAGTGAAACTCAAACTTGGTCTCAGGGAAGAGATATCCGAACTGCTTCCACACGTATCCAGGTAACATTGCCTCCATCTTGGCTCCCACGAGGAATATCCTCATGGGTCTGTCCTTGAAACTAATCTCCTTGTCTTTCTTCGTGGGCGAGGAATATAATGAGTATCTCAATGCAGCAAGAGAACGCAACCCCTCCAAAGTCACGGGTCCCTTAGGAGCTAATCCGTATGGAGAAAATCTGTGCAAGATGGCAGCAATGGTTATTGGATAAGTCAACACCTTGGTGGCTGCTGCCAAGTTAAATTCGGTATTCATAGGGTTGAAGTCTCTAGTGTAGAAGAACGTGTCCCAATTCTCCAAACTGACAGTGAAGTCACGCTCCTGAGCACCGGGGAAAATGAATTCGTCAAACTTTCTACCCGATCTCAAATCATGCTCGTATAAgttcaccttcttcaaacgCTCATATTTTTTCTGCTCGTGATActctttatcttcttcCCAAGCCTTACGGTCATGGTGTGTTGGGATACCAGAAATAGGACACACGTAGTTGATTGATTTGTGAGTAACAGGGCATTTTGCCATGGCCCTTATATATGCTGCCCTTGTTCTGATGTCTGCGTATGGAGACTCATCCCACCTGATCACCTTATGCTTGTCTATTTCCGAGTCATTAGAGTCATCcaacagaagaagcttcttcaaaaagctgatGCGTCGGGTTTGCAGTAGAGAGCTCCCCAATTGCAACTGAAATGCAACAGGCTTGATGTGCGCAACACGAAGTAACATGGTCGACTCACGTAGCGAGCAAAGTCCGGCTAGTTTAGGTTTCTATATCgcaaaagttcaagagatCTTTTATATTGATCAACTAGTTTTTGAATTCGAGACTTGTCGTTATATgtactttttttctgatGTAATTACTTTTTGGACTGACTTTTTGTTAGATGCCAGACTTTAGTGCGCAACTACGTTCTAGCAGACTAGTAACCTTGAGCTCCATGTTTCACTTAAACACAACACTATGAATGGCTCGAGCTTTATTCACGCATATTAACCTCGTACGTATGCTCGATtccgtcttcttcaatgacaacttcaacagGTCCTCCCTCCGGGTCTCCCCGTACCTCTTTGATATTCTCTTCATTAATGTATTCACCTTGAGGACTTTGATCCCCtgaaagatcttcaaaatggaTATCCTCTTCTGGCTCTGACTCCACGTCAGAAGCAGAAAGCGTGACAGTTACAATCACTTTTTCCGTTTCGGTGGTGGTTGTGACctcttgatgttgtttAGGTAGCTCTGGTGGTCCCATAATGACATCACCTCTTCTAAAATACTGATAGTTCCACAAATTGTGAGGCGCTTCGAATTCAGTCAGATCGATGGCCATGTTCATCGGCGGGTCTCCCTCGATATCTACCATGGTCACTGGATCAATCACCTGTAATTGTATACTTTTTGCCTGCTCTCTCCCGTCTCTTGAGATCCTAAGAAGACACTTaaaattgccaaaaaaGTCATACAACTCTAGCCAGATTGTGAAAGTGTCTTTCCACTCAAGCCTTTTTTGCTCATCCTTTTCAAAGTAAGGTGCTAATAACTTTTTTCCAATTGCGTTGTAAATCGCTCTTCCAACTTGATTACCGATATCTTCCAACTCCTCAGAAAATCCATTGTATATTATCACATTTCGATTGTTGTAATAAGCACTCGTCGATCTGTATCCTGAGATTGCTTTAGCGAGATAAAATCCGAATCCCAACGGCAGCAAGGTGTGATCTTCGACTGATATTCTATTGTCACCTCTCACAGGAAAGTTGCCATCATCCCGTAGTCTTACGTTCGAGATATATTCTTCGAAACGTTGCTCTTCGATCTCACTGGAAATTTCATCGTCAACTAGTTGGCATGCCATCTCTACCAGAGACTCCTTTATCTTCCTGTGTGGGGCAAATTGTTCCAAAGCACAAAGACCCGGTACATGTATAATCATCTTGTATTGGCAGGTCGTTACCTCTGGAACATCAATTATTTGCGGCTGGCCAAAGCTATGGGCATCTGGATCACATTTATAAATTACTTCCACTGATCTTGGCTCTAAAGTGATCTCGCATATTGACCCAGAGTCAATAACCTCCAGCACAATTTTCTGAGCGGAGTGGTGGCTGAATGGGGATGCTTTGTCCTCCCCAAGCGAAAGTGTCTTCATTCGACGAGTTTCGTACTGACCTATCTGTCTTTGCTTTGCTTGGTTCGCGATTTTGACTGCTTTGTAAGATGCATCAGTGAATCTTCCAAGTACGTAAACCGTCTTTGGATTGGTAGCCTCGTGTCGTTTGTGTCTTTCGTGGGGGGGTACACCCTCGTGGTATTGTATCACCTTATCTGCGTAACAATATCCATAGGTCCAATAGAAGCCACGGAGATCGTAAGTGAAAATGCAGTTGTTTTTTGGAAATGAGTCTCTTATAATCTCGCTTGCCGCTTTGAGAAGTTTGGCGTCATTTGTCTTATCCACTTGCGTGTTTGATTGAATGGATTCTTTTTCCTCAATAGTGTCGATTTGGGCTCGGGGAATCGAGCATATATATTCGCTCGTCTTATTTCCTTGTTTGACAAAATAACCTTGAAAATGGTTGCGTGGATCTGCCGACCATCGACTCTTCGAGATTCCTCTTTTCAAATCCTCGGCCATGGGTTTGGGTATGAATGACTCAAATTCTCGAATGTTAAATATTGCCTGTGAATGAGCATGTGAGGCTATTGCTTCCGTTGCTATCAATGCAACGTATAGTAGCTGTAGTATTCCCATGGTACTATTGAAGTTATGATCGTTGTCAGTTCTCCACAGTTATCTATACGCACACGTCTTTCAAGTACTGTATTACGATATTCACATATGAGACCTTCAACTGCCCATGACTGAAACCCCCGAGACAAAAGTACCTGGACTTAGCACTCCAGCATTGACAAATGGAGAATTTATTGATGCATCTTCAGAGTTCCTGCCAAAGGAGAAAGATGCTTCCGACGAGAGACAGACCTCGGCGATCGAGATCGCAAGTGAACTCGAATCCAATATAAAACAAATTCAGAAAATGCTTGAGCAAAGCGATAAAGAGGTGAATGAAAAGGTTGAAAGGATATCTGAGAGGATAGAGCGTCTACGAAGATTCTGCGAAGATAGCTCGAAGGAGAAGCTGTCGAGCTAATTAAATCTGAATTTTGATTTGGGTTGGGCTGGGCATGCCCTCATGAGAGGACCAATCAGGAAGTCTCAGAAAACGCAAAGTCACAAAAAGGTGTGATGATTCAAATTGATCGATAAATTcactttattttttatagttttcaaattctcgcTGTGTCTGAAGTAGAGGTTTGCAGCTGGGTTTGTACTGAAAGCAAATGATATTAGACTCTTCTATTCGCAAGTCCCTCCAAGAATAATGCTGTGAGGCGGATTTTGAATGCAATATCATAGCGGACATATAGTCAATGACAACCCTAGATAGCCCCAGTGATGTGGCTACCATTATAGATAGGTGCGCACTAGAAGCTAAATCTCATCGGCAGGTAACCTCATGGCCCAGAAACGCTCCAAGAATCAACTTCGGCGTGAGAAGGCTAAATTACGAAAGCTACAGGGTAGCAAAGCTGACGTATCCACTGATACGAAGGTAATTACAAATAGCATTGCAGCTGATAATATAAATGAGTTGGAACGTAAAAAGGAGAACCAGGTTAATGGCGAGAGTGAAATAGATAGAAGCATCGGCTCTGAGATTGAGAATAGACTGCAAGATGagacgaagaaggaggatCTTGCCCAAAAAAACACTGTTAAGGATGAACCAACAAACTCAAACATGAACACAGATGAACTACTAGCAGACAACTTTCGCCATATATTCGCTAAATTCAATGAGCAAGCACCTATACAAGACCGCCATCAGCTTAGGGAAGCTGCAGCTTCGAGtattgaagaaagctccaCGGACGAAGACAGCTCCGACGATGAAATCGACAAGccactttcaagaaggCAACTTCGTAAGAGGAACAAGGTTTCGATTGCAGAGCTCAAGGCTTCAACCCACAAACCTAGTGCAGTGGCGTGGTATGATGCTGACGCTCCAGACCCATACTTATGTGTAGCTTTGAAAACGTCTTTTAATGCCATCAATGTTCCGGCTCACTGgcagcaaaagaaagaatatCTTTCTGGCAAAAAAGGAATCGAGCTTCTACCGTATCAGCTTCCCAAATATATTCGGGATACGGGAATAGCAGAGATGAGGAATTACGACCCAGAGTCGCTCAAGAAATCGCAACGGGAGCGAGTACAGCCAAAGATGGGGAAACTAGATATTGACTATCAGAAACTTTATGATGCGTTTTTCAAATACCAAACAAAACCGTCTCATCTAAGGTTTGGCGAACTATATTGGGAGGGCCGCGAGAAGGCTGAAAGAAACCGTGAAAGTGTCTTTCATATACGACCAGGTGTTGTATCGAAGAGACTTAAAGAAGCAGTTGGGATTTCTCTGACAGACAACCAAAGTGTTCCCCCCTGGATTACACTTATGAATCTGCTTGGCAAGCCACCATCCTTCAGAGATTGCATCATACCGGGAGTCGATGCGCCTTATGACAACAATGGGTATCGATTTCATAACTCCAATGACCTTAAACATTTGTTGGAACAGAATTGGGGCTCATTGGAGGAAGCCGAAGATTCAGAACCTGAGGAAGAATCAGAGGAAGAAtcagaggaaaaagaggaggaaattgctgaagaaagtaGTGGTGAAAATGCTGACGGAAGTGTTGACTACTTGAGGGAAGATGACATCAAGGTGGCAGATGACGATAGGGATTCAGAGGAGCCTGAGAAGGTAGTCATTAACGAGTTCAGCAAATATAAGCCAAGAGCGCAAAAGACGAATGAAAGCGGTAAACTGGGCGAACTATATAAAGTCCTTAAAGAGAAGGCTATTTCAGGATCCGACAAAGATGTTGACAAAAAGTCTGGATATGACTTGCAAGGCGAGTCAACAGGGAGCGAGCACGATGACAAGCAGGATGATGCTCCGAGGTTAGTCCGCAACAATAATGTTGAAGAGTTCGAGTTTTAAAAATCGTATGCATTTTGCACGTCACCATTTAGCAATAAAGATGACTCATCGAACCCTAGTTGAAATTCCGTAGGATTAAGAAACCGTAAAAAGTCCCGATCGAAATCCTTGAAGATTTCTGTATTAGATGCCATGGTAAGATCGGGGAATTGCGGAAGGAAGTCTTCGGGGTCGAAGCTGGTTCCACTGTCAGGAGAATTTTCAGACTGTTTTGCTTGCAATTCTGTGGTCTCGACCTTTACTCTTTTCCGTCCATTCGATGAACCTGATGAAGGatccttgagcttttccatTTCTTGTCCTTTCATAGTTTGAGTGATATTGATGTAGTCGAGTTTCATGGAACTCTTCAGACTTTCCACAACCTTCTTCCATTTGACTATTCTGTCAATGATGAGCTTCACTCTCGCCGATACAATGGAATCATGATTCTCCGCATTTCTTGTGAGCACTTTTTGAACATTACCAATGTAGTAATCGAGCCTAGTTcgaatttcatcaaagccaTCTAACTCAAATCCCTTCccttttgttttgattAAAATCATAAGACGTACCAAGGATATAAGTGAGTGGACGCATCTGTACTGCAAAAAAGTTGGATAATTTTTCGATGATACCTCATTCATGTCAAGGTAACAGCCTAAGATAGCCTCACAAGCTTCCCGGAATCGGCTCACATGATGTTTTATAAGTGGTACTATCGGAGTATTGTCCGCATCAGGCTTCATATGAAATATCTGCCAACTCAAAAGAGTGTCGTGggtcatcatcatcaattgaTGATAAACGATGATTAGGCAGTATTTACGTACCTCTGCCTCCGGTCTGGGGCTCAATGTATGCGGATCTATAAGTCCACTGTCGGATAGTATTTGCACCAATTCCAACTTGTAGCCCTCTAATTTGCTTGAAATACTGGCTAATGTCGTGTCCTCAGGCCGTATCCCAggttttgtttttgctTCTGtgctcaaaaagctgaCCGTGACCCCATGAGATAtgaaaaagtcaaagatCTCTTGACCCTTTCTCACAAGGCGTGTAAAGCagcacaaaaaaatatcTTCGGAAGTCGGAATTGAATCATTATGACGTGTAAGTAATTGTTTAATCGCAATGTCATGTCTCAAACACCACGCGACGATACGAAATCTCGGTAAGgaaaaactcaaagacCCACAGCACCCATAGACTGCCAAATATGTTCTGAGTTTATTCCGCTCTACAGAATCATCGTCCGCTAGAGCCTGTAGCTGATAAGTCGGCACATTACTAACATCTGCGCATAAGGAGACCCCGTGTGCGTTGACAAGGTCGATTTGACTTCTAAACTGTCCTTTTCTGTCTGATGGTATCGTCCATAGCGAGAGAATGAGGCATGTGATGGCCAAGTGATACGAAAAGTCTGTTGCACGCTCAAAAATATGTTTTGAAATCTcggtggtgatgaagtgtccaagtacttcatGAAGACGTCTGTTGGCGTGTTTTGATGGCCGTTCATCAGAGATTTCGTTGTCATTCACAGTAGTAATAAAAATGCAGGTAAGCAAGAGCGTTGAGTCCGTTTTCATTAGCGTATCAAAATCACGCAAGCTCTTCAGTAGTGCGCCCAATGGATAGAACGGTAGCATCTCATCGAGAAAGTAGATGAAGCGTCTTCGTGCCTCTCTCTCCGACATTATTTTGTGAGTAAATATTAGCTCGTGAGCCAAATTAGTATTCGGATGAACTACGGGCAAGGTCATTAAAGAGTTCTTCTCACCAGCAATCCCAAAGCTATCAGCCAATCTGGTTCCCGCCAGATGTAGCTTCGCTGATAGAAGAGATAGCTGCGAATGATACTCGCTGTTCTCCTGGGGCAGCTTTTCTTCGAGAAATTCTAGCTCCTTCTCGATACCATCTAGCAACTTCGTTATCCTCAGgacaacttgatgatgagttcTCGTAtgcttcctttttctgGCGTTTACTGCCGTGGGGTCCTCGTCAACCGAACATTTTAAGCCTAAATTGAAGCACCTTTTGCATGTTTTGAAGGTGGGATCCTCGTAGACACACTTGCTTTTCAACCGATGGCAGCGAGCgcaagcttttgcaactcgCCACTTCGAAGAAAACTGGTCCTGTTGTTGCATCGAAACATCCATTTCATCGAGATACTGGTACGGTGACTAAAATATGGGGAAGTGGCCAACATCCTGTATGGCGAGCTTGTAGGTAGCGCAAGATGGTTTTTATTACGGGAACGGTGTACAATACTTGTGTTTTGTTATTGATGCTTCAGACAAGATGAGCTAAAAAAGGGTCTATACAAGAACAAATATAAGTTTTGTGATGCTAATGAAATTCCATTAGAAGCAACCTTCCtaaaagaagaaactgcATATGTTTCTGTAGAGATTCACGCTTGGCTCAGTCTTGCGAAGAAAAAATCTGGTGAATTATGCGACATTCACACATGCAATAGGGAAATTATGATACAGTAGCAAAAGCTGAGACTCGTTAGATGTCAACCAATGGCTTTGGgtctttgagcttgtcaattTTGGCTCCAAACGCTGAAACACACTTGGCCATTGTAGGCGAGGATCTGGAGATCACATCAGTGAAGTAGAAGTTACTGATTGGGTTCTTCAATGGTACACCAGCGGCCTTGAATGTGTTGTGTCTACCAACGATGTCTTTGAGACCGACCTGCGCAATCTCTTGAGAAACAGGCTCTATGACCTCGTGTCTGACAAAGTGAGGGGCAATCTGGCCCAATCTTTCTCTAACAGCATACAAGTCGTCGTAAGGCAATGGTGCCCCGAGGTATTCAGAAAGAGCCCTAATGATCTTCCAGTCTTCACGCGAAGAGCCTGGAGAGTTTGTGGCAGCTCTGGTGACTTGCGTTCTTCCTTCAGTGTTGACGTAAGTAGCAGACTTCTCGGTGTAGGCAGCACCTGGCAAAATAACGTCAGCAAATGAAGCACCCACATCACCGTGGTGACCCTGGTAAATGACGAATGCATCCTTTGGAATATCGGAGCCCTTGATCTCGTCGGCACCAAGCAAGTAAACAATTTTAGGCTTAGCAGTTTCAGCGTTCAAGTTTTGGAATCCGAGATCCAAAGCAGCAGCGCGAGATGCTTCACGGTGCAAAACATTAACACCTTTCCATTCCTCagtgttgaagtttttgttttgGGAAGCGAAATCAGCAACGGTGCTGTAGATGGCCTTGGCATCCTCGGAGTCGGCCACACCAGAACCAACTATGATCAATGGGTTCTTGGCTTCGGACAATCTCTTACCATAGGATCCTCCCAatgccttcttcaagtcgttggCAGAAGCACCCAACTTCTCGTACTTGAATGTGGATTCGAAATCTTGACCCACTACAGCAATTTCCAAATCCTGTCTTAACCAAACCTTTCTGATTCTAGCGTTCAAGACAGCCGCCTCAAAT
This window encodes:
- the MSS51 gene encoding Mss51p, coding for MLLRVAHIKPVAFQLQLGSSLSQTRRISFLKKLLSLDDSNDSEIDKHKVIRWDESPYADIRTRAAYIRAMAKCPVTHKSINYVCPISGIPTHHDRKAWEEDKEYHEQKKYERLKKVNLYEHDLRSGRKFDEFIFPGAQERDFTVSLENWDTFFYTRDFNPMNTEFNLAAATKVLTYPITIAAILHRFSPYGLAPKGPVTLEGLRSLAALRYSLYSSPTKKDKEISFKDRPMRIFLVGAKMEAMLPGYVWKQFGYLFPETKFEFHFIGPHAYFDVEAKAFMPSNRPHGRPLVRKHDEQITLIHHTKYFHEVYDQGDLFPFDPYLDVFFLFHPGFKTADEIHWDKSLKGLLESKCAVYVTGYHDVDIEREIDWLQHHRLHDEMDILMNKSGNIFGSTKIDLVDINPTESFQANDKIMAFRGKRYHAIRA
- a CDS encoding U2 snRNP complex subunit CUS1, encoding MAQKRSKNQLRREKAKLRKLQGSKADVSTDTKVITNSIAADNINELERKKENQVNGESEIDRSIGSEIENRSQDETKKEDLAQKNTVKDEPTNSNMNTDELLADNFRHIFAKFNEQAPIQDRHQLREAAASSIEESSTDEDSSDDEIDKPLSRRQLRKRNKVSIAELKASTHKPSAVAWYDADAPDPYLCVALKTSFNAINVPAHWQQKKEYLSGKKGIELLPYQLPKYIRDTGIAEMRNYDPESLKKSQRERVQPKMGKLDIDYQKLYDAFFKYQTKPSHLRFGELYWEGREKAERNRESVFHIRPGVVSKRLKEAVGISSTDNQSVPPWITLMNSLGKPPSFRDCIIPGVDAPYDNNGYRFHNSNDLKHLLEQNWGSLEEAEDSEPEEESEEESEEKEEEIAEESSGENADGSVDYLREDDIKVADDDRDSEEPEKVVINEFSKYKPRAQKTNESGKSGELYKVLKEKAISGSDKDVDKKSGYDLQGESTGSEHDDKQDDAPRLVRNNNVEEFEF